A genomic stretch from Setaria viridis chromosome 1, Setaria_viridis_v4.0, whole genome shotgun sequence includes:
- the LOC117833521 gene encoding protein PHOTOPERIOD-INDEPENDENT EARLY FLOWERING 1 isoform X1 has product MASKGPRSKLDHETRARRQKALEAPREPRRPKVHWDHVLAEMVWLAKEFDSERKWKLSMAKKIAQRANKSIVDQATKGERKQKEEEHRMRKVALNISKDVKKFWIKIEKLVVYKHQLELEERKKKALDKQLDFLLGQTERYSTMLAENLVDMPYPQKLENGTLQTNQSSQTEEVAEENENAAIPDDPDNMEVDGDYESSLDEEPEDDEHTIDEDEAQITEAERNEELAALQAEADLPLDDILKMYTETKVKCFSVSRESSPDSKDMLSNLGSKNLIVDSSNQANGCDHDTAHSSSDDGNSSEEEDDGHSYAEFVKKNHGKSNGNISSIDEQEDKDYVAADEGKDDEATLSEEEELAKKEVPDHLEEIKLLQKESEIPLEELLAMYQKDGYADHETTELENSPCIVEETNTDMSLDDQSAKILEVNSDTVVGHLSADVMKTEHNVTANSMQSEIVPEPCAQQNFVEENNLADVNTVNGDKSDDVIADAAAAARSAQPTGNTFLTTNVRTKFPFLLKHSLREYQHIGLDWLVAMYEQRLNGILADEMGLGKTIMTISLLAHLACEKGIWGPHLIVVPTSVMLNWETEFLKWCPAFKILTYFGSAKERKQKRQGWMKPNYFHVCITTYRLVIQDSKVFKRKKWKYLILDEAHLIKNWKSQRWQTLLNFNSKRRILLTGTPLQNDLMELWSLMHFLMPHVFQSHQEFKDWFCNPISGMVEGQDKVNKEVIDRLHNVLRPFILRRLKRDVEKQLPKKHEHVIYCRLSRRQRNLYEDFIASSETQTTLASGNYFGMISIIMQLRKVCNHPDLFEGRPIISSFDMAGINMHLSYSVCMLLDKNPFSHVDLSDMNLVFTQNEFGMSSWEADEVVAAFPPSITSRDSQLDISCSKKDHQGSNVTNIFEDIQKALQDERIKESKERAASIAWWNRLRCEKRPVYGTNMREVLTVKHPVSDILEKRNNPLCHMDYSSSLADLVLPSVERFQKLLDIVESFTFAIPAARAPPPVCWCSKGKSPVFIDPAYREKCTNEFSPILSPIRSAIVRRQVYFPDRRLIQFDCGKLQELAILLRRLKSEGHRALIFTQMTKMLDVLEEFINLYGYTYLRLDGSTPPEERQTLMQRFNTNPKFFLFILSTRSGGVGINLVGADTVIFYDSDWNPAMDQQAQDRCHRIGQTREVHIYRLISESTIEENILKKANQKRALDDLVIQRGSYNTEFFKKLDPMEFFSGHTSLRVEDQQKDCSMTAGSSNDADVGLSNADVEAAIRQAEDEADYMALKKLEQEEAVDNQEFSEEAAGRPEDDDLVNEEDARHDEHIIEEHRYNSSDMEKEKNAALSNQLNEEKALTLAVGDEDTDMLADVKQMAAAAAAAGQASSSFENQLRPIDRYAMRFMELWDPVIDKAAINRQVNVEEEEWELDRIEKLKEDLEAEIDEDQEPLSYESWDVDFATTAYRQHVEALTQKQLLEEQEKQAREAAKELEEKNDNMSAHRRKSKKNKKKTGKFKSLKRGRLSSESEVILEETSVDTMSIDDNAPSPELISDESPRHYSNKRKKIMSATEEENSNRSLKKFKKATKSSSASEALSPRHLREEFNDSDPKSAARTKSDGRISIPCMSVKRVIVIKPERLKKKGIWSRDCASDSWTSEEDAVLCGTVHEYGPLWELASDFLHSLPGGAFYRGKYRHPVHCCERYRELFCKHAMSATDNSNSEKVPSGTGKAILRVSEDQAQMLVNVTSELPNNELLLQKHFMAVLSSVWRSKCRRDPRRVISTYSSALRMLSPVKNPAGSSANWSMVNFRPSFNLVRTALADAQAQSTQIVIPPPMRNQEYCRNHLELELDFLTDQHHYEEDFPSIVNVSILEPEPIKQAVEPVEQSLLSGLSCRQAETRLRMASEACYEGEGSHWASSAFHINDATRHKSGPKSIGKHKAASECGRPPKSKIQKITESHQEGPSTSSNFLRMPGQLFPGAADFHISESLSDFGISDSEFNYSEDLWQEVDYNEFLLDQDDSGLLPGIEELEPLSDFTDIG; this is encoded by the exons ATGGCATCAAAAGGTCCTCGGTCAAAACTAGACCATGAGACAAGAGCTAGGCGTCAGAAG GCTCTTGAAGCCCCAAGGGAGCCTCGACGGCCAAAAGTTCACTGGGACCATGTCCTTGCTGAGATGGTGTGGCTGGCAAAG GAGTTTGATTCTGAGAGAAAATGGAAGTTGTCCATGGCAAAAAAGATTGCTCAAAGAGCCAACAAGAGCATAGTTGACCAAGCAACAAAGGGCGAGCGAAAACAGAAG GAGGAGGAACATAGAATGAGAAAAGTCGCACTTAATATTTCCAAGGATGTGAAGAAGTTCTGGATCAAAATAGAAAAGCTG GTTGTCTATAAGCATCAACTGGAGcttgaggagaggaagaaaaaggCCCTTGATAAACAACTTGATTTCCTTTTAGGTCAGACTGAGAG GTATTCGACAATGTTGGCGGAAAACCTTGTGGACATGCCGTATCCCCAGAAACTAGAAAATGGAACTTTGCAGACAAATCAATCATCACAGACTGAGGAGGTTGCAGAAGAGAACGAAAATGCAGCAATACCTGATGATCCTG ATAACATGGAAGTGGACGGTGATTATGAGAGCTCCTTGGATGAAGAGCCT GAAGATGATGAGCACACAATTGATGAGGATGAAGCTCAGATCACTGAAGCTGAGCGCAACGAAGAATTAGCTGCTTTACAGGCAGAAGCTGACCTACCACTGGATGATATTCTCAAAATGTATACAGAAACCAAAG TTAAATGTTTCTCAGTTAGCAGGGAAAGCAGTCCAGACAGCAAAGACATGTTAAGTAACTTAGGCTCGAAGAATTTGATTGTAG ATTCTTCGAACCAGGCCAATGGCTGCGATCATGATACTGCTCACTCTTCAAGTGACGATGGCAATTCTTCTGAGGAAGAAGACGATGGCCATTCTTATGCTGAATTTGTTAAGAAGAATCAT GGAAAAAGTAATGGCAACATCTCTTCTATAGATGAGCAG GAAGACAAAGATTATGTTGCTGCTGATGAAGGAAAG GATGATGAAGCAACTTTGTCTGAAGAGGAAGAGTTAGCAAAGAAAGAAGTTCCTGATCATCTGGAAGAG ATTAAGTTATTGCAAAAGGAGAGCGAGATACCACTAGAAGAACTTCTTGCGATGTACCAGAAG gaTGGCTATGCAGATCATGAAACAACGGAGTTGGAGAATTCACCCTGTATTGTTGAAGAGACTAATACTGACATGTCGTTGGATGATCAATCTGCAAAGATTCTTGAAGTGAACAGTGATACAGTTGTGGGTCACCTATCTGCGGATGTGATGAAAACTGAGCATAATGTGACTGCTAATTCTATGCAATCAGAAATAGTACCAGAGCCTTGCGCACAACAGAATTTTGTGGAAGAGAATAATCTCGCTGATGTTAACACGGTCAATGGAGATAAAAGTGACGATGTAATTGCtgatgctgcagctgctgccagATCAGCACAACCAACTGGTAACACCTTCTTGACAACAAATGTGCGCACGAAATTCCCATTCCTTCTTAAGCATTCGCTTCGCGAATACCAGCATATAGGGTTGGATTGGTTGGTTGCAATGTATGAGCAGAGGCTTAATGGAATTCTAGCAGATGAAATGGGTCTAGGCAAGACAATCATGACTAtctccttgcttgcacatcttGCATGTGAGAAGGGGATATGGGGTCCTCATCTTATCGTTGTGCCAACTAGTGTTATGCTAAACTGGGAGACTGAATTTCTCAAGTGGTGTCCTGCTTTTAAAATATTGACTTACTTTGGAAGTGCAAAGGAGAGAAAGCAAAAGCGTCAGGGCTGGATGAAACCAAATTACTTCCATGTTTGCATCACAACATACAGGCTTGTCATCCAGGACTCTAAAGTGTTTAAGCGAAAAAAGTGGAAGTATCTTATTCTTGATGAGGCTCATCTGATAAAGAACTGGAAATCACAGCGATGGCAGACTTTACTTAATTTTAATTCAAAACGACGCATTCTTTTGACTGGAACTCCGCTGCAAAATGACCTCATGGAACTTTGGTCCCTGATGCACTTTCTGATGCCTCATGTATTTCAGTCTCACCAGGAGTTCAAGGATTGGTTCTGCAATCCAATTTCAGGAATGGTGGAGGGCCAAGATAAAGTAAATAAAGAAGTCATAGATCGATTGCACAATGTCCTTCGTCCATTTATACTGCGGCGGCTGAAAAGAGATGTCGAGAAACAGTTACCAAAGAAGCACGAGCATGTCATATATTGCCGACTTTCTAGAAGACAAAGGAATTTGTATGAAGATTTTATTGCTAGCTCAGAGACACAAACAACACTAGCAAGTGGGAATTATTTTGGCATGATAAGTATCATTATGCAACTTAGAAAGGTCTGTAACCACCCAGATCTTTTTGAAGGTCGCCCAATAATAAGCTCATTTGACATGGCTGGGATTAACATGCATCTCAGCTATTCAGTATGCATGCTCCTTGATAAGAATCCGTTTTCTCATGTGGACCTATCTGATATGAATCTTGTGTTTACTCAAAATGAATTTGGCATGAGTTCCTGGGAAGCTGACGAGGTGGTTGCTGCTTTTCCTCCAAGTATCACCTCCCGGGACTCTCAGCTGGATATATCCTGCTCGAAAAAGGATCATCAGGGGAGTAATGTAACAAATATTTTTGAAGATATTCAGAAAGCCCTACAGGATGAGAGAATAAAGGAATCCAAAGAAAGGGCAGCTTCCATTGCATGGTGGAATAGGTTACGATGTGAAAAGAGGCCTGTCTATGGCACAAATATGAGAGAGGTTTTGACTGTAAAGCATCCTGTATCTGATATTCTTGAGAAGAGGAACAACCCTTTGTGCCACATGGATTATTCATCGAGCCTAGCAGACCTTGTTCTTCCATCAGTGGAACGGTTTCAGAAACTGCTTGATATTGTGGAATCATTTACATTTGCAATTCCTGCTGCTCGAGCTCCTCCCCCTGTTTGCTGGTGCAGCAAAGGGAAGTCTCCTGTTTTTATTGATCCGGCATATAGAGAAAAATGCACGAATGAGTTTTCCCCCATTCTGTCTCCTATAAGGTCTGCTATTGTTCGCCGCCAAGTTTACTTTCCTGATAGGCGTTTGATCCAGTTTGATTGTGGCAAGTTGCAGGAACTTGCCATTCTGCTGAGGCGTTTGAAGTCAGAAGGGCACAGAGCCTTGATATTTACTCAGATGACTAAGATGCTTGATGTCTTGGAAGAGTTCATAAATTTATATGGGTATACATATTTACGTTTAGATGGTTCTACACCGCCAGAAGAGAGGCAGACCCTCATGCAGAGGTTCAATACAAATCCAaagtttttccttttcattttgtcTACTCGTAGTGGTGGTGTGGGAATCAACCTAGTAGGTGCGGACACTGTCATATTCTATGACAGTGACTGGAACCCTGCAATGGACCAACAGGCACAGGACAGATGTCACAGGATTGGTCAGACTCGTGAAGTTCACATATATAGACTCATTAGTGAAAGCACTATAGAGGAGAACATTCTGAAGAAAGCGAATCAGAAACGAGCTCTTGATGATCTAGTGATACAGCGAGGTAGCTACAATACAGAGTTTTTCAAGAAGCTCGATCCTATGGAGTTCTTTTCTGGGCACACGTCTCTTCGTGTGGAAGACCAGCAGAAGGACTGCTCTATGACTGCCGGATCTTCAAATGATGCGGATGTGGGGTTGTCAAATGCAGATGTTGAAGCGGCTATTAGACAAGCAGAAGATGAAGCTGACTATATGGCTCTCAAGAAGCTAGAGCAGGAAGAAGCCGTGGACAATCAAGAGTTCAGCGAGGAGGCTGCTGGTAGACCAGAGGATGATGATTTGGTAAATGAGGAGGATGCAAGACACGATGAACACATTATCGAAGAACATAGATATAACTCTTCGGAtatggagaaggagaagaatgcTGCTTTGTCCAATCAATTAAATGAAGAAAAGGCTCTTACATTGGCTGTTGGTGATGAAGATACAGACATGCTTGCTGATGTGAAACAGATGGCTGCCGCCGCAGCTGCTGCAGGACAAGCAAGTTCGTCCTTCGAAAACCAGCTCCGGCCAATTGATAGATATGCAATGCGCTTTATGGAACTCTGGGATCCAGTAATTGACAAAGCTGCTATAAATCGTCAAGTAAATGTTGAAGAGGAAGAATGGGAGCTCGATCGCATTGAAAAACTCAAAGAGGATTTAGAAGCAGAAATTGATGAAGACCAGGAACCGCTTTCTTATGAAT CCTGGGATGTTGATTTTGCTACGACAGCCTATCGCCAACATGTTGAGGCTTTAACTCAAAAGCAG TTGTTGGAAGAACAGGAAAAACAGGCTCGGGAAGCTGCAAAAGAGTTGGAGGAGAAAAATGATAATATGAG CGCTCACCGTAGAAAgtcaaaaaagaacaaaaagaagaCCGGCAAGTTCAAGTCCCTGAAAAGAGGACGTTTGTCATCTGAATCAGAAGTCATACTGGAGGAAACTTCTGTAGATACAATGAGCATTGATGACAATGCACCCTCACCTGAACTCATAAGTGATGAATCACCTCGCCATTATTCTAACAAGCGTAAGAAGATTATGTCTGCTACTGAAGAAGAAAACAGTAACAGAAgtttgaagaagttcaagaaagCCACTAAATCAAGTAGTGCCTCAGAAGCCTTGTCACCTAGGCACTTGAGGGAAGAGTTTAATGATTCAGATCCAAAATCGGCAGCTAGAACTAAGAGTGATGGCAGAATTTCCATCCCTTGCATGTCAGTAAAACGTGTTATTGTAATAAAACCTGAGAGGCTGAAAAAGAAGGGAATATGGTCTCGTGATTGTGCTTCAGACTCATGGACATCTGAGGAGGATGCGGTTCTTTGCGGAACTGTGCATGAGTATGGTCCTCTTTGGGAACTGGCAAGTGATTTTCTTCATTCCTTACCAGGTGGTGCTTTTTATAGGGGAAAATATCGTCATCCAGTGCATTGCTGTGAGAGATACCGAGAACTATTCTGCAAACATGCAATGTCAGCAACAGATAATTCTAACAGTGAAAAGGTTCCTTCTGGGACTGGAAAGGCTATACTGAGAGTATCTGAG GATCAAGCTCAGATGTTGGTGAATGTGACCAGTGAACTTCCTAACAATGAGTTGCTTCTCCAGAAACACTTCATGGCTGTACTTTCATCTGTCTGGAGATCAAAATGCCGGCGTGATCCCCGGCGTGTTATAAGTACTTACTCTAGTGCACTACGCATGCTTTCTCCTGTGAAAAATCCTGCTGGATCAAGTGCGAACTGGTCCATGGTAAACTTTAGACCAAGCTTCAATCTAGTTAGGACAGCCCTTGCAGATGCTCAGGCTCAATCTACACAAATTGTGATTCCGCCACCGATGAGAAATCAAGAATACTGCCGGAATCATTTAGAATTAGAATTGGATTTCTTGACAGATCAGCATCATTATGAAGAGGACTTCCCATCTATAGTAAATGTGTCCATACTAGAACCAGAACCAATCAAACAGGCTGTGGAGCCAGTGGAACAATCACTATTGTCTGGACTTTCTTGTAGACAAGCTGAGACCAGACTCAG AATGGCATCAGAAGCTTGTTATGAAGGTGAAGGTTCTCATTGGGCATCATCAGCTTTCCACATAAATGATGCCACCCGGCATAAATCTGGGCCAAAGTCCATAGGAAAGCACAAAGCAGCATCAGAATGTGGAAGACCTCCCAAATCAAAAATCCAGAAGATTACTGAATCGCATCAGGAAGGGCCAAGTACCTCGAGTAATTTTCTTCGGATGCCTGGTCAACTTTTCCCAGGTGCAGCTGACTTCCACATTAGCGAGTCCCTATCTGACTTTGGTATCAGCGATTCTGAATTCAACTACTCCGAGGATCTCTGGCAAGAGGTTGACTACAACGAGTTCCTCCTGGACCAGGATGACTCTGGTCTCCTTCCTGGTATTGAGGAGTTAGAACCTCTTTCAGATTTCACAGATATTGGATGA